The proteins below come from a single Pedobacter aquae genomic window:
- a CDS encoding acyloxyacyl hydrolase, which produces MTLINHVFAQNIGNSIEFNAEISLKYFPSTNHLSGKVYGAEVIYHKVPSSLLQRKLNIISQDWVLRFNTLRSLKINENINQFGDSYALLYGLNFSVLKTKYINLNFSPAFGLGYTNKTIYTNENRIMGSHVNMYSRAALKTEISITSTTKLLTGINFLHISNAATRVPNMGFNQSSISFGISKELKNNQAKPSKESLTTFPDSTLNKHELELGLNIGRRGAYKSSKGLYRNGLYLGYNYRFNYFLALSLGFDAVYYHKVYHPDNNLGTYQSYASSLDRWRLGTAIGPSIRIGKFEVEPKYGYYLYFNSLKPMHTYWTVNSDYHLNKKLALQAKMYVHKAEADFLGLGFVYKLTP; this is translated from the coding sequence GTGACTTTAATTAACCATGTGTTTGCTCAAAATATAGGTAATAGTATAGAGTTTAATGCTGAGATTAGCTTAAAATACTTTCCTTCCACTAATCATTTATCAGGTAAAGTTTATGGCGCTGAGGTTATTTACCATAAAGTACCAAGTAGCTTATTGCAGAGAAAATTAAATATCATAAGTCAAGATTGGGTTTTAAGATTTAACACATTAAGAAGTCTTAAAATCAATGAAAATATAAACCAATTTGGCGATTCTTATGCGCTACTTTACGGATTAAACTTCTCTGTGTTAAAAACAAAATATATAAATCTAAACTTCTCACCGGCATTTGGCTTGGGTTATACAAATAAAACTATCTATACCAATGAGAACAGAATTATGGGTAGCCATGTAAATATGTATTCAAGAGCAGCTCTTAAAACCGAGATTAGTATTACTTCAACAACAAAATTGCTTACCGGCATTAACTTCTTGCATATCTCAAATGCTGCAACTCGTGTTCCAAATATGGGTTTCAATCAATCATCTATCAGCTTCGGAATTTCAAAAGAATTAAAGAATAATCAGGCTAAGCCATCTAAAGAAAGTCTTACAACATTTCCAGATAGCACATTAAATAAGCATGAATTAGAATTAGGTTTAAATATAGGGAGAAGGGGAGCGTATAAAAGTTCAAAAGGATTATATAGAAATGGATTATATCTGGGTTATAATTACAGATTCAATTATTTTTTAGCTTTGAGTTTAGGTTTTGATGCTGTTTATTATCATAAGGTTTATCATCCTGATAATAATCTTGGTACTTATCAATCTTATGCAAGCTCCTTAGATAGATGGAGGCTTGGTACAGCTATTGGACCAAGTATTAGAATAGGGAAATTTGAAGTAGAACCTAAATATGGATATTATTTATACTTTAATAGTCTTAAACCTATGCATACTTATTGGACTGTAAATTCTGATTATCACTTAAATAAAAAGCTTGCTCTACAAGCTAAAATGTATGTTCATAAAGCCGAGGCAGATTTCCTAGGCCTAGGTTTTGTCTATAAATTAACTCCATAA
- a CDS encoding DUF6268 family outer membrane beta-barrel protein yields MQKILFYLLMLTSVLSFAQEDTTEVVDYGKFGDAEGVKRYCNQKVINQLPQRIISFGYEHQGGFTMPGVRASASSSTVQDFTVNQVSSLRAQVNIPVISNTKIIWQVGANYWASRFNLDNPGNNSFAQALNSRALTTTGINTTIFKPLNEKNFLIVQASADANGLFKSFSDISSDAITISGAAIYGWKTSDRNMIGLGISRTYRAGQLLHVPILFWNKSFNDHWGMELLLPARGHVKYNFSTSNILQLGFELEGNQFLVNLPNSQNGKVFLQRGELKPRVAWDKKLTGFLWMSAQAGYRHNWRFDVMNGYDARETSQRYFSSNLGNPFYFNLSLNLVSP; encoded by the coding sequence ATGCAAAAAATTTTATTTTATCTATTGATGTTGACTTCTGTGCTATCATTTGCTCAAGAAGACACCACAGAAGTTGTAGATTATGGCAAATTTGGTGATGCAGAAGGGGTTAAACGTTACTGTAACCAAAAAGTAATTAATCAACTTCCTCAACGTATTATAAGTTTTGGTTATGAGCACCAAGGTGGTTTTACCATGCCAGGCGTTAGGGCATCAGCTTCATCATCAACAGTTCAAGATTTTACGGTAAATCAAGTTTCTTCACTAAGGGCTCAAGTTAACATTCCAGTTATATCAAATACCAAGATTATATGGCAAGTAGGAGCCAATTATTGGGCAAGTAGGTTTAATTTGGATAACCCTGGTAATAATTCATTTGCACAAGCATTAAATAGTAGAGCCTTAACTACCACAGGAATTAATACCACCATTTTTAAGCCTTTAAACGAGAAGAATTTTTTAATTGTTCAGGCTAGCGCCGATGCTAACGGCCTTTTTAAAAGTTTTAGTGATATTTCTAGCGACGCCATTACCATTAGCGGAGCTGCCATTTATGGATGGAAAACATCTGATAGAAATATGATAGGATTAGGTATCTCTCGTACTTATAGAGCAGGGCAACTTTTACATGTTCCTATCCTTTTCTGGAATAAAAGTTTTAACGACCATTGGGGGATGGAACTTTTATTACCTGCCCGCGGTCATGTAAAATATAATTTTTCTACATCCAATATTCTTCAACTAGGTTTTGAACTTGAGGGTAATCAATTCCTAGTAAATTTACCTAATAGCCAAAACGGAAAGGTTTTTTTACAAAGAGGAGAACTTAAACCACGAGTTGCATGGGATAAGAAATTAACTGGCTTTTTATGGATGAGTGCGCAAGCTGGTTATAGACATAATTGGCGTTTTGATGTTATGAACGGATATGATGCTAGAGAAACAAGCCAACGTTATTTCTCTAGCAACTTAGGTAATCCATTTTATTTTAACCTGAGTTTAAACTTGGTATCGCCTTAA
- a CDS encoding DUF2147 domain-containing protein — MITKYLATKKFLFVIIAAMIVFLGNSATAASIVNNPDAVVGVWKTGDGNAIVRIYKNGETYQGKIVWLKEPHDPDTGKPKLDKNNPTETSKNRPVVGLVNIWGFKFIEKNLWDEGNIYDPKSGNTYSCTIKMLNANTLEVRGYIGVSLIGRTDVWTKQVVKN, encoded by the coding sequence ATGATAACTAAATATTTAGCCACTAAAAAGTTTCTTTTCGTCATCATAGCTGCTATGATTGTATTTTTAGGTAACAGCGCAACGGCAGCATCAATTGTAAATAACCCAGATGCGGTAGTTGGTGTTTGGAAGACTGGAGATGGAAATGCAATTGTTCGTATTTATAAAAATGGGGAAACCTATCAAGGTAAAATTGTATGGTTAAAAGAACCTCATGACCCCGATACTGGAAAACCTAAACTTGACAAAAATAATCCTACAGAAACCTCTAAAAACCGCCCAGTAGTAGGCTTGGTAAATATTTGGGGTTTTAAATTTATAGAGAAAAATTTGTGGGATGAAGGTAATATTTACGATCCTAAAAGTGGAAACACCTATTCTTGCACTATTAAGATGCTCAATGCTAACACTCTTGAAGTTAGAGGTTATATTGGCGTTTCTTTAATTGGCAGAACAGATGTTTGGACCAAGCAAGTTGTTAAAAATTAA